A single window of Coregonus clupeaformis isolate EN_2021a unplaced genomic scaffold, ASM2061545v1 scaf0167, whole genome shotgun sequence DNA harbors:
- the LOC123483950 gene encoding spidroin-2-like, with product MAPGWARARASARPGQAPGQCQARTGRQASARVGMAGLGQGQCMAGPGARPNSSARAVPWPGPGPGQGQCQAAAARAWGEGQAVMEAGRRRARARAGQARARGQGPGPGPGRQGLGQAGRAGARAGPGQARPGPAPGGRAWGQASATASAMASARRGRQGRQAGQGEAGEAGPGRRGQGWPGLGQGQGAARGRPAPGQGVRPGKKEEAGSRQRRERLGPGPGQRQARASARVSARARQGWAGRASLGDSARPRPGPGPGAMAQGLKVGRAAPGPVPMPGLGPGQARCQAECRGQGLGRAGQSQAGRASARAGPGPGTGQEEAGQAGRVPGQGLGQARQARQAGWAGQGLGQARAWGRPGARAWARAWGQGLGQGQAGQGQRHGLPGLWARPVRWPVLWPVPWPEPGARPGRPGQAGRSQGRPGQGLGQGLSQACQGQGPGLGRGQWPGPGRGPGPGQGLGQGRARALRPGQASGQGQGLRAGASAHGSGPGAGQWSGQGLGPGQRRLGSSAWPGGGGGHGGPAVDVGREGQCGGRAWGQAVPWEVAGSAMAGGGSEEG from the exons ATGGCGCCAGgctgggccagggccagggccagtgccaggccaggccaggcgccAGGCCAGTGCCAGGccaggacaggcagacaggccaGTGCCAGGGTGGGAATGGCAGGTCTGGGCCAGGGCCAGTGCATGGCAGGGCCTGGGGCCAGGCCGAATAGCAGCGCCAGGGCAGTGCCATGGCCAGGGCctgggccaggccagggccagtgCCAGGCAGCGGCGGCCAGGGCCTGGGGCGAGGGACAGGCAGTGATGGAGGCAGGCAGgcgcagggccagggccagggcaggccaggccagggccaggggccAGGGCCCGGGGCCAGGGCCTGGGAGGCAGGGCCTgggccaggcaggcagggctGGGGCCAGGGctgggccaggccaggccaggccagggccagcgcCGGGCGGCAGGGCCTGGGGCCAGGCCAGCGCCACGGCCAGCGCCATGGCCAGTGCCAGGAGAGGCAggcaaggcaggcaggcaggccaagGAGAGGCGGGAGAGGCAGGGCCAGGCAGGAGGGGCCAGGGATGGCCAGGGCTGGGCCAGGGCCAGGGGGCGGCTAGAGGCAGGCCAGCGCCAGGCCAGGGAGTGAGGCCAGGCAAAAAGGAggaggcaggcagcaggcagcgccGCGAGCGCctggggccagggccaggccagcgcCAGGCCAGGGCCAGTGCCAGGGTCAGTGCCAGGGCCAGGCAGGGCTGGGCAGGCAGAGCCAGCCTGGGGGACAGCGCGAGGCCGAGGCCTGGGCCAGGGCCAGGTGCCATGGCTCAGGGCCTAAAGGTAGGCAGGGCAGCGCCAGGGCCAGTGCCGATGCCAGGGctggggccaggccaggccaggtgcCAGGCCGAATGCCGTGGCCAGGGCCTGGGGAGGGCAGGCcagagccaggcaggcagggccaGTGCCAgggcagggccagggccaggcacaGGCCAGGaggaggcaggccaggcaggcagggtgCCAGGCCAGGGCctgggccaggccaggcaggcaagGCAGGCAGGCTGGGCGGGCCAGGGCCTGGGCCAGGCCAGGGCCTGGGGTAGGCCTGGGGCCAGGGCCTGGGCCAGGGCCTGGGGCCAGGGCctgggccagggccaggcaggccagggccagcGACACGGCCTGCCAGGCCTGTGGGCCAGGCCAGTGCGATGGCCAGTGCTATGGCCAGTGCCATGGCCAGAGccaggggccaggccaggcaggccagggcaggcaggcaggagccAGGGCAGGCCAGGGCAGGGCCTGGGGCAGGGCCTGAGCCAGGCGTGCCAGGGCCAGGGCCCGGGCCTGGGCCGGGGCCAGTGGCCAGGGCCAGGGcgagggccagggccaggccag GGCCTGGGCCAGGGCAGGGCCAGGGCCCTGCGGCCAGGCCAGGcctcaggccagggccagggcctcCGGGCGGGGGCCAGTGCACATGGCTCAGGGCCTGGGGCAGGCCAGTGGAGCGGCCAGGGCCTGGGGCCAGGCCAGCGCAGGCTGGGCAGCAGTGCATGGCCAGGCGGGGGGGGAGGACATGGAGGGCCAGCAGTGGATGTAGGGCGGGAGGGGCAGTGTGGCGGCAGGGCCTGGGGCCAGGCAGTGCCATGGGAGGTGGCAGGCAGTGCCATGGCAGGTGGAGGCAGTGAAGAGGGCTAG